GCGACACATAagctccacacacacacacacccacacactcacacacacacacatgggggTACACATTAAATAATAGAGCACAAGTTGGGGGATCGCGACAGATTCGGCGGGGGTGTGAAGAAAACGACTGACAATAATAAACGAATTCGCTCTCCAGCTCTCTGACTAAACTAATTTGGCGCTCGGCAAAAGATAGCAATAGTCACTAAGTACATCACATTGATCCCCATCTCCCAGCTCTAagccgaaaccaaaacaatgaGCACGCAGATCCAGTGTTTGACCAGGGGGTATATGGCGCGCAGTTCCTTGAAAGTCTGAGGGAATGACTCTGCTGAGATTTACGTGCTCATCAATGTGCAAACCCAGCGAAGATAAGtgccatccgccatccgccatcAGCAATCCGCTGCACATCTTCCGTCTGGAGCCGCCTTATCACACACTTTAGCTGtctattttataatttttaccACCCGAACTCAACCCgcaaacaaattgtaaatttcGCAGGCATCCACAGCGGCCACATCGTCCACAGAAGCAGCATGAGCGGACACCAACGTGCCTCGCCAGCCCACCAAGATTAGCTTAATGGCCCGAGGGGAGTGATAAGCGTGATAAGGAGTGACTTTGATAAcattttgataaaatatttgccacaaaCTGTCGGAACGTCGCTACTTTTGGGACAAATCTTTCGAGCGTCTGTCTGGCTCTGGCTGTCCGTCGATACAGTTAAGATCAGCGGCTCCAGCGCCACATCATGCCACTCGATCCGCTCCCATCCACGTGCCAGGTCTTCTCTTAGATCTCCGGATACCCCCACGAAGCCAGCTAATTGCCCGCGAAAGATCTGgcgaaaattaataataaaacatattcCGAGAGACTCTGCTACAGTActagtgtgtgtgcgagcgtgtgtgagtgtgtgtgtgtttgagtgagTGTGAGTTAGGCACTCGAAACCGGAAGAAACCAATGTGCCAAGTGTGATCGCAATCCGAGTCGATCCGCAACGAGCATGGTGCAGGGCGAGAATCCCAGCAGCCTGGGAGCCGAGAGGCTGGACATGGACCACGGCAGCCGGGAGTCCCGAGACGACTCCGACGTGGAGTCCAGGCTACTGGACAATGGCAAGACCTACGACAAGGAGAGGGAGGCGGGCATCAGCCtggacggcgaagaggacgCTCCGAAGGCGGGAAAatccaaaaagaagaaacagaAATCCGAGCAGGATCGCCTCATCACCGCGGAGATCAACAAGCTGCTGGCGGAATCCCCGCTGGAGAAGAATGTTACCTGCGGCTTCTGGATATTCAAGGGGACTTTTTACCAGAGGTGAGTTCAATAAAGGGGAaacttttatacttttaaaagtgatttaatatatatttgaatgatTTATTTGCAACCCTGTAGATTTGCCAATCAAACTGCCTACGTTCTACTCTACGGAATCGTGGGCTGCATCTTTTCAATGACATACGCCTACTTCAATGGCACGATCACCACCATAGAGAAGCGCTTCAAGATACCTTCCAAGAACACAGGCATCATCTCGGTGGGCAATGATATCAGCCAGACCTTGGTGTCGGCGGTCTTGGCCTACTATGCGGGAAAGGGCCATCGGCCGAGATGGATTGGTTTTGGTAAGATCTATagaaagatatatatatgttaccCAGAACTTTAGGTATAATGGTCACTTTATAACTGTGCAGGTCTTCTTACCATCGTCTTCTTCTGCATTCTGACCACCGCTCCGCACTTCCTCTACGGCCCCGGCGAGGATGCACTGGCTCTGACCTCGGAGTTTGGCGGGGTGCCCGACGAGAATGCCACCATGGAGGCCATCGAGGAGCAGCGATCCAAGACCCTTTGCCGCTTGAACGGAGGTGGAGCGGAGTGCGAGGTCGGCGAGGGGAACTTTGCGCCccaactgctgctgtttgtgGCGCAGTTCATATCGGGCATTGGAGGATCCCTCTACTACACCCTGGGAGTGTCCTACATGGACGATAACACCAAGAAGTCCAAGACTCCGGCTTTGCTGAGTGAGTTTAACCAGTTTAAATCAACCGGAACAGAAACGTACAAAAGATGCGAGGACAGGCGGTTAATCTGAACAATATCTTAATAGTTTTAGCCTCTAAGTGTTTACTAAGATAAGTTAAAGatttcccgactatctgggTTGACTCATGGCTTGTCAATGAAATGTTACGCATACTGAAGCaatatttagatttatttcgAAATTCAAACTTAATTTCTTCCTAGATACTCTGCATATCTCCAGAAGACTTCTATAGACTTTCTTACTTCAATATGTTCAACATCAGATAATGGAATAATCTTTTGACAGACTTTGAACATATTTTATTAGCGGCTAGGCAAACTAATGATgagcattttgtatttttaaccTAAAAGATACGGCTATCTGTAAGCAGATAACCAAGCTTCAATCACATATGCAATCAAGTGCAGAAGAGGCTTTGAAAATTGCAATATACCCTACATATACTTTAAGGTCTGTCGTACTTCCTGCGAATGCTGGGTCCTGCCATCGGCTATGCGCTGGCATCCTTCTGCCTGCGCCTGTACATCGCACCGCAGATGCATCCGGTGATCAACAACAAGGATCCCCGCTGGCTGGGCGCCTGGTGGCTGGGCTGGCTGGTGATGGGCGGCCTGCTCTCCTGCTCCGGCGTCTTCCTCTCCATGTTTCCCAAGGAACTGCCCAGAGCCGTGGCCCGCCGGAAGGTGGAGGAGAATCGGCGCCGCGAAAAGGAGCGTCTGTCGGTGAAGAGCACGGAGAAGGAACGCCTCACTGCGGAGCTGGATCAGAAGAGTCCGGCGGAGGCGAAGGCCTCCTTCCAGGACATGCTGAAGACCTTCCGCCGCCTGATCACCAACAAGACCTACATGTGCAACACACTCTCGAGCATCTTCTACCTGGTGGGCTATACGCCGTACTGGATATTCACGCCCAAGTACATCGAGGTCCAGTACCGCCAGTCGGCGGCCACTTCATCCATGGTCACCGGCACCGTGGCCCTGGCCTTCTCCGCCGTGGGAGTGCTGCTCTCCGGTTTCATCATCTCCCGCTACAAGCCAAGAGCTCGCTACATGGCCGCCTGGAATGTGATTGTGGGCTTCCTCACGGTGGCCGGCATCCTGGCCTACGCCTTCATCGGCTGTCCGGGAAACGAGAGTTCCGTGATCGTGAATATTCACGACAGCTCCGTGGCGGGCAACACCACCACCTGCAACTCGGCCTGCTCCTGCGACTACGTCCGGTACTCCCCAGTTTGCGGGGAGAACCACATGACCTACATCTCCGCCTGCCATGCTGGCTGCAAGAAGCTGCTCGTCAACTCCGAAGGCAAAAAGGTAAGTGACTAGTTTACCTCGAATATTGTAGACAAATGTAGCAGGCAATTTCTCTGGCAGATCTTCTACGATTGCTCCTGCATTCCCAGCGACGAAAGTGGCAATTCCACGACCCAGTTTAAGCGCCTAACCAGCTTTGATTTGAGCAACGATGAGCTCAGCCAGAACACCTCGATTCATAGCCAGTTGGAGGCTCTGGCGAATGGCCAGGCGATGCCCGGAGCATGTCCCGTGAATTGCTGGACGCAATTCGTGGCCTTTCTGGCCGTGATGTGCTGCCTGAAGTTCGTGGGCGCCAGTGGCAGGGCCTCCAACTTCCTGGTCTCCGTGCGCTGTGTGCCGGAAAAGGACAAGACGGCGGCCATGGGATTCGGAATGACCCTGTGCTCCATGCTGGCCTTCATTCCCAGTCCCATATTCTTCGGCTGGGTCTTCGACAGGGTCTGTTTGGTGTGGGGCAAGACCTGCACCAACAAGGGAAACTGCTGGCTCTACGATCCACTTTCCATGAGGTGAGCTCCCGGGTTAAAGTTGCTGAATATCCATCCGTAAACCTCCTTTATTTTAGATACACACTAAACTTCACCGCAGCTGTCTTTATCGCGATTGGGGCCATTTTCGATCTGGGGGTCTGGTACTACGCCAAGGATCTGAAAATCTTCGACGAGGACGTCAAGGAGGTGGAGATGAAGATCGTGCAGCACGAGGAGGAGGCCAGCAACGAGAAGAATACAGAGATTTAGTCCTAAGTTATTATTACTCCTAAGTGCTGTGTGGGTGAGAGAGTCTTGGTGAGAGTCTTGATTTGTCAATATCCATGTGTGATTTCCAACGTAGAGTCCAGTACCATAATAAACGGTATTGCAACTGTAGAGCTGTGTGTACACATATGGTAATTGCTTGCAATTAACGCCCAGATCCCGATTACTAAGATAAAACTCAGACGGACTTAGTTGCAAACACGAAGGTCGCCGTCTGTTATCTGGAAGCTTATTTTGTTTACCCCGAAGAGGCAGGTTGATTGTATGCAGTTTGCCGCTGAGTTGGGCATTCAGTCTTTGATAGTAGTTCGACAGTGAACGACCAGCATGGCCAGTGAAGCGATCGAAACCTCCAAGTTTCTGAAGGATAAGGAAGCCGGCATAGATGTATCTGAAGCTGCGAAGAGGCAGCATTCTGCGGATACCACATGCGGTTTCTCCATTTTCAGGGGCCCCGCCTTGCAGAGGTATATCATTCGGCGCTCTTTCGAGTTTCTTTCGAGTTAATACCACCTAGATCTGTAGATTCGCGACTGCTCATATGTTCGTGATTGTGTACGGGATAGCCAGCTGCTTTCTGGCCATGGCCTTTACCTATTTCACCGGAACCATCACGACGATGGAGAAGCGCTTCAACATACCCACCAAGATATCGGGTCTCATCACGGTGGGTAATGATATTAGCACGGTGTTCTCCTCGGCCTTCTTGAGTTACTACGCGAGTCGAGGACATCGCCCACGCTGGGTGGCATTGGGTAACACCCCACTCAAATCTCCAAATAACCTTAGTTAGCCAGTCCCTTGCACTCCTTTAGGCCTCTTGATTATAGCCCTCTTCTGCCTGCTCATGTTGACTCCTCACTTCTTCTACGGACCCGGCGAAGAAGCTCTGCGACTCACAGAAGAATACGGATCCTTTGATGCAGCTCTAAATATCACCGAAAAGAACGACTCACTGTGCCACAAAAAGGACTCGAAGTGCATAGAAGGAGCTGGGGACTACACCCCCGTAGTGCTGTTCTTCGTCGCCCAGTTTATCGGTGGAATCGGGTGTTCGCTCTTCTACGCGCCAGGACTCTCCTACATGGATGACAACTCGGCGAGCTCCAAGACCCCAGCTATGCTAAGTATGGGATGAAAGGGGTATCCTTGGGTATCAGTCTCACTTCCATTGTATATTTCCTAAAGGCTGGAGCTCCTTTCTGCGTATGCTGGGTCCTGCCATGGGCTTCTCCATGGTGTCCTTGTGCCTGCGGCTGTACATCGATCCATTCAAGACGCCGCTGATCACCACCAGCGATCCGCGCTGGATGGGCGCTTGGTGGCTGGGTTGGATCCTGCTCACCATCATCCTGATGATCTCGGCAGTGTTTGTGGGCATGTTCCCCAAGGAAATGCCAAGTGCCAAGGCCAGGCGCCTGAAGGCGGACGGCGAGGAGGATATTCCGCTGGCGGAGCGCTCCTTTCAGGATATGCTGGACTCCCTAAAAAGACTAGCCTCGAACAAGGTGTATGTGTACAACATGATGGCCTCGATTCTGTACTTCTTTGGCTACATGCCGTACTGGATATTCACACCGAAATACATTGAGATCCAGTACAGACAATCGGCATCCACTTCCACCATGGCCACGGGTACCGTGGCGCTGGGATTCTCCGCCGCAGGAATTTTGATCTCTGGATATGTGATCTCCAAGTATAAGCCCAGTGCCCGGGCAATGGCAACCTGGAACTTCGTGGTGGATTACTTGACGGTGGCTGGAATGCTGTGCTATGTGCTCGTGGGCTGCGACGAGAGTGATCGGGCAAACTCCCAGTCCATCGTGCCCACCGGTGACAGCTGCAGTGCCTCATGTGACTGCGAGTACGTGTACTATGCTCCGGTTTGCAGTCCGGAAAATGTCACCTTCATATCTGCCTGCCACGCGGGATGCACCGAGAAGGCCATAGATGAGCTGGGAAAGGCATTCTACACAGGATGTCGTTGCATGGGCAACTTTTCCAGCCTGATCTCACTGTCTAATGTGACATCTCTGGCATCCCAGTCGCAGATCGCCATGGATGGAGCCTGTCCGGTGGACTGCGACAAACAGTTCCTCATCTTCCTGGCCGTCATGTGCTTCCTGAAGTTCGTGGGCGCCTCTGGGAGATCGAGTAATCTGCTACTAGCCCTGCGATGCGTTCCCTCGATGGATAAAACCTTCTCCTTGGGATTTAGTAGTATGGTGTACGCCGTGCTGACCTTCATTCCCAGTCCCATTGTGTTCGGTTGGATGCTGGACAGCTATTGTCTCGTTTGGGGCAAGACCTGTGGCTCCAAGGGCAACTGCTGGATATACGACACAAAGTCTCTGAGGTGAGTAGATCCCCAAGGGATAAGTGGACAACAAGTTAAAGCTGTCTTTCCATCAGATACACCATGAATCTCGTGTCGCCTCCCTGATTTTCCTGGGCAGCTTCTGGAACATTGGAGTTTGGTATCATGCGAAGGACATGAAAGTCTTTGATGAAGAGGATAAAACTGTGCACGCCAAGCAGATTGAAGAAATGGAGCTTAAGGAAAAGTCAAAAGAAGTTGTcaccaataaaatataaacgcTTTCAGAAACATGTACActttttatctatttatttatatatgcataatgGGGGGTACGTGGCCCACAAGTGGTGAAATGATTGAGCCAGAATCTTAAACGTTTCCGAAAAAGATACGAAGGAATGATAAGGAATCCCCGTCAATTAAAGTTCTAAAAGTTTAATTTCCATACATAGTATATAAATGTCGCTGGTCTGATCCCCCTGTCTAATCTGACAGACTTGATAAGATCTAAAGCTGTTTGCCCCTTTAATGCAGTTGGGTATATTGTGGAGCGATCTGATTAAGATCGAGCCAGTTCGTTCGAGTTGTTCGGAGGTGAAAGTTGAGACATGACAGAGCAGCGGCGAAAGGACACCTTGGAGACAAGTGAAACACTGCCCTTTATCGAAAAGCCATTTGCAATATCGGATGAAGTAAAGAAAGCTGTTCCCAAAAATGAAACGGAAGTGGAAGATGGTGGCAAAGACACTCACTGTGGTTTCTGGATATTCAAGGGCCCCTCTATGCAAAGGTAACACCTTAGATATCCACCACTACTTCCGTTCCTAGTAATCCCCCTCTCCAGATTTGCCACTGAGAAGATGTACGTTATTCTATATGGACTAGCTGGCTGTGTGATGGCAACGACCTTTGCCTACTTTAATGGCACGATAACGACCTTGGAGAAGCGCTACAAGATACCCACAAAGGTTTCCGGTATTATCTCAGTGGGAAACGATATCAGCACCATGCTAACGGCCGCCATCCTGGGCTATTTTGCCGGCAATGGGCATCGACCTCGCTGGATGGGCATAGGTGAGTCGGGATCTGTGTCACCTGATTCCCAATACATGCGATAGTGTCCCATTTAGGGTTGCTCACCATCGTGGCCTTTTGCCTGCTTACAAGCTCCCTGCATTTCCTCTACGGAGCTGGCGAGGATGCCCTCAAGTTAACCCGAGAATTCGGCCAGGTGAACGAAACGTTGGCCAGTCAGGAGCGGGACAAGAAGTTGTGCCAACCCAGTGCAGGCGGTTGTGTCCAGGAGGAGGTGGGTCAGTGGGTGCCCCAAGTCTTTCTGTTCGCGGCCCAACTGATCTCGGGCGTGGGTCAGGCTCTGTTCTTTACCCTGGGCATAGCCTACATGGACGACAATGCCAGCAAGTCCAAGACACCCGCCATGCTGAGTGAGTAAAGCACGGTACTATATGTATTGGTAAAGGTATCCCATATGTACAACTCCACCAGGCATGTCCACCTTCCTGAGGATGCTGGGTCCAGCTATTGGCTACTCCTTGGCTGCTCTTTGCCTGCGCCTATACATTGAGCCCACATTGGAGCCACTGATTGGGCGGGAGGATCCCCGCTGGCTGGGCGCCTGGTGGCTGGGCTGGCTGGTCCTGGCGGCAATGACCTTGGTCTCGGCCATTCTGCTGTTCATGTTCCCCAAGGAGCTGCCCAGCTCGAAGAAGAGACGTCTGCAACTGAAGCAGACTGAACGAAAGCAGTCTCTGCCACTGAAAGAGCGATCCTTTGGTGACATGATGAAGACAGTCCGGAAACTGTCGAAGAACAAGGTGTACATCTACAACACCATGGCATCCATATTCTACTTCTTTGGCTACATGGCCTACTGGATATTCACGCCCAAGTACATCGAAACCCAGTACAGACAATCAGCGGCCATGGCGACGATGGCCACGGGAACCGTGGCTCTGGCATTCTCTGCCGCCGGCGTCCTCATCTCGGGATACGTGATCTCCAAGTACAGGCCGAGTGCCAGGGCAATGGCCTGCTGGAATGCCATCGTGGACTTTGTGACGGTGGCCGGCATCCTGTGCTATGTTGCAATCGGATGTGAGGGTAGTGACAGGTTGAACAGCCTGACCACCCTGTCCGCCGAGAGCAGCTGCAGTGCGTCCTGCCACTGCGACTACGTGCACTACGCTCCCGTCTGCAGTCCGGACAACATCACCTTCATCTCCGCCTGCCATGCGGGATGTACGGAGAGGACGAAGGATGCACTGGGAAGGACCTTTTACACAGGCTGCCAGTGCCTGGGCTCTTCAAGTTTGAACCCTCAACCAGAGGTTGGTGGCTCTAGTCATTGGTTATTCCGTTTTTATAAGATTCCTCACTTTCAGTCCCAATTTGCCGTGGATGGCACCTGTCCGGTCGACTGCTTTAATGAGTTCCTTATCTTTTTGGGCGTAATGTGCTTCCTGAAACTCATGGGCGCATCTAGTAAGTCGACGAACCTGCTCATCGCCCTGCGCTGCATGCCTCCCGAGGAGAAGACCTTCGC
This sequence is a window from Drosophila teissieri strain GT53w chromosome 2R, Prin_Dtei_1.1, whole genome shotgun sequence. Protein-coding genes within it:
- the LOC122613128 gene encoding solute carrier organic anion transporter family member 74D isoform X2, with translation MTEQRRKDTLETSETLPFIEKPFAISDEVKKAVPKNETEVEDGGKDTHCGFWIFKGPSMQRFATEKMYVILYGLAGCVMATTFAYFNGTITTLEKRYKIPTKVSGIISVGNDISTMLTAAILGYFAGNGHRPRWMGIGLLTIVAFCLLTSSLHFLYGAGEDALKLTREFGQVNETLASQERDKKLCQPSAGGCVQEEVGQWVPQVFLFAAQLISGVGQALFFTLGIAYMDDNASKSKTPAMLSMSTFLRMLGPAIGYSLAALCLRLYIEPTLEPLIGREDPRWLGAWWLGWLVLAAMTLVSAILLFMFPKELPSSKKRRLQLKQTERKQSLPLKERSFGDMMKTVRKLSKNKVYIYNTMASIFYFFGYMAYWIFTPKYIETQYRQSAAMATMATGTVALAFSAAGVLISGYVISKYRPSARAMACWNAIVDFVTVAGILCYVAIGCEGSDRLNSLTTLSAESSCSASCHCDYVHYAPVCSPDNITFISACHAGCTERTKDALGRTFYTGCQCLGSSSLNPQPESQFAVDGTCPVDCFNEFLIFLGVMCFLKLMGASSKSTNLLIALRCMPPEEKTFALGLGSMVCSLLGFIPSPVFFGWLIDNYCLVWGKTCSNKGNCWLYDTKSLRYALNLTAAVFIFLGGFLNIAVWYHAKDLKIFDDEQPPKGSLKNKEVEMKPIDSKPVDN
- the LOC122613128 gene encoding solute carrier organic anion transporter family member 74D isoform X1; translated protein: MTEQRRKDTLETSETLPFIEKPFAISDEVKKAVPKNETEVEDGGKDTHCGFWIFKGPSMQRFATEKMYVILYGLAGCVMATTFAYFNGTITTLEKRYKIPTKVSGIISVGNDISTMLTAAILGYFAGNGHRPRWMGIGLLTIVAFCLLTSSLHFLYGAGEDALKLTREFGQVNETLASQERDKKLCQPSAGGCVQEEVGQWVPQVFLFAAQLISGVGQALFFTLGIAYMDDNASKSKTPAMLSMSTFLRMLGPAIGYSLAALCLRLYIEPTLEPLIGREDPRWLGAWWLGWLVLAAMTLVSAILLFMFPKELPSSKKRRLQLKQTERKQSLPLKERSFGDMMKTVRKLSKNKVYIYNTMASIFYFFGYMAYWIFTPKYIETQYRQSAAMATMATGTVALAFSAAGVLISGYVISKYRPSARAMACWNAIVDFVTVAGILCYVAIGCEGSDRLNSLTTLSAESSCSASCHCDYVHYAPVCSPDNITFISACHAGCTERTKDALGRTFYTGCQCLGSSSLNPQPEVGGSSHWLFRFYKIPHFQSQFAVDGTCPVDCFNEFLIFLGVMCFLKLMGASSKSTNLLIALRCMPPEEKTFALGLGSMVCSLLGFIPSPVFFGWLIDNYCLVWGKTCSNKGNCWLYDTKSLRYALNLTAAVFIFLGGFLNIAVWYHAKDLKIFDDEQPPKGSLKNKEVEMKPIDSKPVDN
- the LOC122613612 gene encoding LOW QUALITY PROTEIN: solute carrier organic anion transporter family member 74D (The sequence of the model RefSeq protein was modified relative to this genomic sequence to represent the inferred CDS: inserted 1 base in 1 codon); amino-acid sequence: MASEAIETSKFLKDKEAGIDVSEAAKRQHSADTTCGFSIFRGPALQRFATAHMFVIVYGIASCFLAMAFTYFTGTITTMEKRFNIPTKISGLITVGNDISTVFSSAFLSYYASRGHRPRWVALGLLIIALFCLLMLTPHFFYGPGEEALRLTEEYGSFDAALNITEKNDSLCHKKDSKCIEGAGDYTPVVLFFVAQFIGGIGCSLFYAPGLSYMDDNSASSKTPAMLSWSSFLRMLGPAMGFSMVSLCLRLYIDPFKTPLITTSDPRWMGAWWLGWILLTIILMISAVFVGMFPKEMPSAKARRLKADGEEDIPLAERSFQDMLDSLKRLASNKVYVYNMMASILYFFGYMPYWIFTPKYIEIQYRQSASTSTMATGTVALGFSAAGILISGYVISKYKPSARAMATWNFVVDYLTVAGMLCYVLVGCDESDRANSQSIVPTGDSCSASCDCEYVYYAPVCSPENVTFISACHAGCTEKAIDELGKAFYTGCRCMGNFSSLISLSNVTSLASQSQIAMDGACPVDCDKQFLIFLAVMCFLKFVGASGRSSNLLLALRCVPSMDKTFSLGFSSMVYAVLTFIPSPIVFGWMLDSYCLVWGKTCGSKGNCWIYDTKSLRYTMNLVXASLIFLGSFWNIGVWYHAKDMKVFDEEDKTVHAKQIEEMELKEKSKEVVTNKI
- the LOC122613105 gene encoding solute carrier organic anion transporter family member 74D — protein: MVQGENPSSLGAERLDMDHGSRESRDDSDVESRLLDNGKTYDKEREAGISLDGEEDAPKAGKSKKKKQKSEQDRLITAEINKLLAESPLEKNVTCGFWIFKGTFYQRFANQTAYVLLYGIVGCIFSMTYAYFNGTITTIEKRFKIPSKNTGIISVGNDISQTLVSAVLAYYAGKGHRPRWIGFGLLTIVFFCILTTAPHFLYGPGEDALALTSEFGGVPDENATMEAIEEQRSKTLCRLNGGGAECEVGEGNFAPQLLLFVAQFISGIGGSLYYTLGVSYMDDNTKKSKTPALLSLSYFLRMLGPAIGYALASFCLRLYIAPQMHPVINNKDPRWLGAWWLGWLVMGGLLSCSGVFLSMFPKELPRAVARRKVEENRRREKERLSVKSTEKERLTAELDQKSPAEAKASFQDMLKTFRRLITNKTYMCNTLSSIFYLVGYTPYWIFTPKYIEVQYRQSAATSSMVTGTVALAFSAVGVLLSGFIISRYKPRARYMAAWNVIVGFLTVAGILAYAFIGCPGNESSVIVNIHDSSVAGNTTTCNSACSCDYVRYSPVCGENHMTYISACHAGCKKLLVNSEGKKIFYDCSCIPSDESGNSTTQFKRLTSFDLSNDELSQNTSIHSQLEALANGQAMPGACPVNCWTQFVAFLAVMCCLKFVGASGRASNFLVSVRCVPEKDKTAAMGFGMTLCSMLAFIPSPIFFGWVFDRVCLVWGKTCTNKGNCWLYDPLSMRYTLNFTAAVFIAIGAIFDLGVWYYAKDLKIFDEDVKEVEMKIVQHEEEASNEKNTEI